One region of Catenuloplanes indicus genomic DNA includes:
- a CDS encoding GH1 family beta-glucosidase, with amino-acid sequence MTFPLFPAGFRFGMATSAYQVEGAFDLDGKGPSVWDVFTARPGTVRHGDDGRVAIDHYHRYAEDVAHIAAAGTHDYRFSFSWPRVLPAGTGTVNKAGLDFYDRLVDSLLSHGVRPVPTIYHWDLPQALEDAGGWLHRDTAYALADFAAVLAGRLGDRVHDWITLNEMSVQTLYGYALTSHAPGRGLGFDALPVAHHQLLAHGLAVRALRAAGADTIGVAAQHFPVSPASSSEDDVRAAALFATLTNWLFADPVLGGGYPQGFGEQLPVRDGDLAIIAEPLDFYGVNYYEPTRIEAPRPDRDYRGVLEVDIPAGMPFAPVPVPDAERTDFGWAIAPAGLTTILTTLRDRYPALPPVVVTENGASFREPVADRRRVAFLDAHLRAVLDAMAAGVDVRGYYVWSALDNFEWAAGFEERFGLIHVDPATLARTRKESWHWFRDLIAAQP; translated from the coding sequence ATGACGTTCCCGCTGTTCCCGGCCGGCTTCCGGTTCGGCATGGCCACCTCGGCGTACCAGGTGGAAGGCGCCTTCGACCTGGACGGCAAGGGCCCGTCCGTCTGGGACGTGTTCACGGCGCGGCCGGGCACGGTCCGGCACGGCGACGACGGCCGCGTCGCGATCGACCACTACCACCGGTACGCGGAGGACGTCGCGCACATCGCCGCGGCCGGCACGCACGACTACCGGTTCTCGTTCTCCTGGCCGCGCGTGCTGCCGGCCGGGACCGGCACGGTGAACAAGGCGGGGCTCGACTTCTACGACCGGCTGGTCGACTCGCTGCTGTCGCACGGCGTCCGGCCGGTCCCGACGATCTACCACTGGGACCTTCCGCAGGCGCTGGAGGACGCGGGCGGCTGGCTGCACCGGGACACCGCGTACGCGCTGGCCGACTTCGCCGCGGTGCTGGCCGGCCGGCTCGGCGACCGGGTGCACGACTGGATCACGCTGAACGAGATGAGCGTGCAGACGCTCTACGGGTACGCGCTGACCTCGCACGCGCCCGGTCGCGGCCTCGGCTTCGACGCGCTGCCGGTGGCGCATCACCAGCTGCTCGCGCACGGGCTGGCGGTGCGGGCGCTGCGCGCGGCCGGTGCGGACACGATCGGCGTGGCCGCGCAGCACTTCCCGGTCTCGCCCGCGTCCTCGTCCGAGGACGACGTGCGGGCCGCCGCGCTCTTCGCCACGCTGACCAACTGGCTGTTCGCCGACCCGGTCCTGGGTGGCGGCTACCCGCAGGGGTTCGGCGAGCAGCTGCCGGTGCGCGACGGCGACCTCGCGATCATCGCGGAGCCACTGGACTTCTACGGCGTGAACTACTACGAGCCGACCCGGATCGAGGCGCCGCGGCCGGACCGGGACTACCGCGGCGTGCTGGAGGTGGACATCCCGGCCGGGATGCCGTTCGCGCCGGTGCCGGTGCCGGACGCGGAACGCACCGACTTCGGCTGGGCGATCGCGCCGGCCGGGCTGACCACGATCCTCACCACGCTGCGGGACCGGTATCCGGCGCTGCCGCCGGTGGTGGTGACGGAGAACGGCGCGTCGTTCCGGGAGCCGGTCGCGGACCGGCGGCGCGTCGCGTTCCTGGACGCGCACCTGCGCGCGGTGCTGGACGCGATGGCGGCCGGCGTCGACGTGCGCGGCTACTACGTGTGGTCCGCGCTGGACAACTTCGAGTGGGCGGCCGGGTTCGAGGAGCGCTTCGGCCTGATTCACGTCGACCCGGCCACGCTGGCCCGGACCCGGAAGGAGTCCTGGCATTGGTTCCGCGACCTGATCGCCGCCCAGCCTTGA
- a CDS encoding TetR/AcrR family transcriptional regulator has product MPRLVDHGERRAELLVAAWRVVRARGVEGTTTRAIADEAGCSLSVLAHFLGGKDDILVAAQAAMYERIVARAFRLGGALAGLAALRAALEAALPFDDERAADAHVNVAFAGAALSHPRLAASRRESHVQIRELLRVCMREARERGELRPGVIDDAVIDDFIILVEGSALLSLVDGWAEEGRAGRLTRIAATFVDRLSNHTERAEQ; this is encoded by the coding sequence GTGCCGAGGCTGGTCGATCATGGGGAGCGGCGGGCCGAGCTGCTGGTGGCGGCCTGGCGGGTGGTCCGGGCGCGCGGCGTGGAGGGCACGACGACCCGGGCGATCGCGGACGAGGCCGGCTGCTCGCTGAGCGTGCTGGCACATTTCCTCGGCGGCAAGGACGACATCCTGGTGGCGGCGCAGGCCGCGATGTACGAGCGGATCGTGGCGCGCGCGTTCCGGCTGGGCGGTGCGCTGGCCGGGCTGGCCGCGCTGCGGGCGGCGCTGGAGGCGGCGCTGCCGTTCGACGACGAGCGGGCGGCGGACGCGCACGTGAACGTGGCGTTCGCCGGGGCGGCGCTGTCCCACCCGCGGCTGGCGGCGTCCCGGCGCGAGTCGCACGTGCAGATCCGGGAGTTGCTTCGGGTCTGCATGCGTGAGGCGCGGGAGCGGGGCGAGCTGCGGCCCGGCGTGATCGACGACGCGGTGATCGACGACTTCATCATCCTGGTCGAGGGCAGCGCGCTGCTCAGCCTGGTGGACGGGTGGGCGGAGGAGGGCCGCGCCGGGCGGCTGACCCGGATCGCGGCCACGTTCGTCGATCGACTGAGTAATCACACAGAAAGAGCTGAGCAGTAG
- a CDS encoding AI-2E family transporter, protein MGRADAERAFGEAKFGEPGRPLRRNPFLIGFLGGLGLAVAYAVFLGLSNASSVLVLVFIALFLAVGLHPAVVRLQRWRVPRGLAVALVVLFVVGLIVGGITALVPPIVTQVGGFVEQLPSYVEALQRSRTLRDLIQDYDLVEKVQALVSTENASRVFGGVFGGARLFFGTVFNVLTVLILTIYFLASFERMKRAGYLLVPASRRARVQLIGDEILAKVGAYLVGALAIALLCGLSTFVFALTVGLPYPFALAIVVAICDLVPQIGATLGAVVVSLVGLATSLPIGIACIVFFLLYQQIENYLIYPKVMRRSVEVSDVAAIVAALLGVSLFGIIGALVAIPAVAALQIIIREVLIPRQATR, encoded by the coding sequence ATGGGCCGGGCCGACGCGGAGCGCGCGTTCGGCGAGGCGAAGTTCGGCGAGCCCGGCCGCCCGCTGCGCCGCAACCCGTTCCTGATCGGGTTCCTCGGGGGTCTCGGACTGGCCGTGGCGTACGCGGTGTTCCTCGGCCTCAGCAACGCGTCGTCCGTACTGGTGCTGGTCTTCATCGCGCTCTTCCTCGCGGTCGGCCTGCACCCCGCCGTGGTGCGCCTGCAGCGCTGGCGTGTCCCCCGCGGCCTGGCCGTGGCGCTGGTCGTGCTGTTCGTGGTCGGCTTGATCGTCGGTGGCATCACCGCGCTGGTCCCGCCGATCGTCACCCAGGTCGGCGGCTTCGTCGAGCAGCTGCCGTCCTACGTGGAGGCGTTGCAGCGCAGCCGCACGCTGCGCGACCTGATCCAGGACTACGACCTGGTGGAGAAGGTCCAGGCGCTGGTCAGCACGGAGAACGCCTCACGCGTCTTCGGCGGCGTCTTCGGCGGCGCCCGGCTGTTCTTCGGCACGGTCTTCAACGTGCTCACCGTGCTCATCCTGACCATCTACTTCCTGGCCTCGTTCGAGCGAATGAAGCGGGCCGGCTACCTGCTCGTCCCCGCCTCCCGCCGCGCCCGGGTCCAGCTGATCGGCGACGAGATCCTCGCCAAGGTCGGCGCCTACCTGGTCGGCGCGCTCGCGATCGCGCTGCTGTGCGGCCTGTCCACGTTCGTGTTCGCGCTGACCGTGGGCCTGCCGTACCCGTTCGCACTCGCCATCGTGGTGGCGATCTGTGACCTGGTCCCGCAGATCGGCGCCACCCTCGGGGCCGTCGTGGTGAGCCTGGTCGGCCTGGCCACGTCGCTGCCCATCGGCATCGCCTGCATCGTCTTCTTCCTGCTCTACCAGCAGATCGAGAACTATCTCATCTATCCCAAGGTCATGCGCCGCTCGGTCGAGGTCAGCGACGTCGCCGCCATCGTCGCCGCCCTTCTCGGCGTCTCCCTCTTCGGGATCATCGGCGCGCTGGTCGCGATTCCCGCGGTCGCCGCCCTCCAGATCATCATCCGCGAGGTCCTCATCCCCCGCCAGGCCACCCGCTGA
- a CDS encoding acetyl-CoA C-acetyltransferase — MGSVIVGGARTPMGRLLGNLKDLPATKLGGVAIRAALERGGVDPAAVQYVIMGQVLQAGAGQIPARQAAVEAGIPMSVPALTINKVCLSGLDAIALADQLIRAGEYDVVVAGGMESMTNAPHLLTGQRQGYKYGDVVLKDHMALDGLTDAWDCCSMGESTERHGARHGITRAEQDAFAAASHQRAAAAQKNGHFAEEITPVSIPRRTGEPIVISEDEGIRPDTTVESLARLRPAFAPDGTITAGSASPISDGAAAVVVMSKAKAEDLGLSWIAEIGAHGNVAGPDNSLHSQPSNAINAALAKEGLTAADLDLVEINEAFAQVGIQSIRDLGISPEIVNVNGGAIALGHPIGMSGARLALTLALELRRRGGGVGVAALCGGGGQGDALIIKVP, encoded by the coding sequence ATGGGATCGGTAATCGTCGGCGGAGCGCGGACCCCGATGGGCCGGCTGCTCGGCAACCTCAAGGACTTGCCCGCCACGAAGCTCGGCGGCGTGGCCATCCGGGCGGCGCTGGAGCGGGGCGGCGTCGATCCGGCCGCGGTCCAGTACGTGATCATGGGCCAGGTGCTGCAGGCCGGTGCGGGGCAGATCCCGGCCCGGCAGGCCGCGGTGGAGGCCGGCATCCCGATGTCGGTGCCGGCGCTGACCATCAACAAGGTGTGCCTCTCCGGGCTGGACGCGATCGCGCTCGCCGACCAGCTGATCCGCGCCGGTGAGTACGACGTCGTGGTGGCCGGTGGCATGGAGTCGATGACGAACGCGCCGCACCTGCTGACCGGCCAGCGGCAGGGCTACAAGTACGGCGACGTGGTGCTCAAGGACCACATGGCGCTGGACGGACTCACCGACGCGTGGGACTGCTGTTCGATGGGCGAGTCCACGGAACGGCACGGCGCCCGGCACGGGATCACCCGCGCGGAGCAGGACGCGTTCGCCGCGGCCAGCCACCAGCGGGCCGCGGCCGCGCAGAAGAACGGGCACTTCGCGGAGGAGATCACGCCGGTCTCGATCCCGCGGCGCACGGGCGAGCCGATCGTGATCAGCGAGGACGAGGGGATCCGGCCGGACACCACGGTCGAGTCGCTGGCCCGGCTGCGGCCCGCGTTCGCGCCGGACGGGACGATCACGGCCGGCAGCGCGTCGCCGATCTCGGACGGCGCGGCCGCGGTCGTGGTGATGTCCAAGGCGAAGGCCGAGGATCTGGGCCTGAGCTGGATCGCGGAGATCGGCGCGCACGGGAACGTGGCCGGTCCGGACAACTCGCTGCACTCGCAGCCGTCGAACGCGATCAACGCGGCGCTGGCCAAGGAGGGCCTGACCGCGGCCGACCTCGACCTGGTGGAGATCAATGAGGCGTTCGCGCAGGTCGGCATCCAGTCCATCCGTGACCTCGGGATCAGCCCCGAGATCGTGAACGTGAACGGCGGCGCGATCGCGCTCGGCCACCCGATCGGCATGTCCGGCGCCCGGCTCGCGCTCACACTGGCGCTGGAACTGCGCCGGCGCGGCGGCGGCGTGGGCGTGGCCGCGCTGTGCGGCGGTGGCGGCCAGGGCGACGCGCTGATCATCAAAGTGCCGTGA
- the mce gene encoding methylmalonyl-CoA epimerase, which translates to MTSQPDAGSVTHGDIGILRIDHVGIAVADLDAAVEFYARIFGMRCVHQETNADQGVREAMLSVGPAPEGGRLQLLAPLTPDSTIAKFLDRNGPGLQQLAYTVADVDAACTALRARGVRLLYPEPRRGTAGSRINFVHPKDAGGVLVELVEPAPPHQ; encoded by the coding sequence ATGACCTCACAGCCCGATGCCGGATCCGTCACACACGGAGACATCGGCATTCTTCGCATCGACCACGTCGGCATCGCGGTAGCCGACCTGGACGCCGCCGTCGAGTTCTACGCCCGGATCTTCGGCATGCGATGCGTCCACCAGGAGACAAACGCCGACCAGGGCGTCCGCGAGGCCATGCTCTCCGTCGGCCCGGCACCGGAGGGCGGCCGCCTCCAGCTCCTGGCGCCACTCACGCCCGACTCCACGATCGCGAAGTTCCTGGACCGCAACGGCCCCGGACTCCAGCAACTCGCCTACACCGTCGCGGACGTCGACGCCGCCTGCACCGCCCTCCGCGCCCGCGGCGTCCGCCTCCTCTACCCCGAACCCAGACGCGGCACCGCCGGCTCCCGGATCAACTTCGTCCACCCCAAGGACGCCGGCGGCGTCCTGGTCGAACTCGTCGAACCCGCGCCCCCGCACCAGTAG
- the meaB gene encoding methylmalonyl Co-A mutase-associated GTPase MeaB, whose translation MTSLRRSRDIPLLVTHARDGDPRAVARLITLVESGDPALPEMAAALAADSGRARIVGITGSPGVGKSTTTNELVRALRKQGHRVGVLAVDPSSPFSGGAILGDRVRMQDHATDPGVYIRSMSNRGHLGGLSAATPQAVRVLEGAGCDVVLVETVGVGQAEVEVASLADTTTVLLAPGMGDAIQAVKAGILEIADVFVVNKADRDGADATYRDIQGMIALGERAPGEWRPQVVRAVASRAEGIDDTLAALDKHHDWLVAHGELDRRRAARAAAEVEAIALGTVRARLSALRGGTALTELAAEVVAGRRDPYSAAASLLGAL comes from the coding sequence GTGACGTCACTGCGCCGCAGCCGCGACATCCCGCTGCTGGTCACGCACGCCCGGGACGGCGACCCGCGCGCGGTGGCCCGGCTGATCACGCTGGTCGAGTCCGGCGACCCGGCGCTGCCGGAGATGGCCGCGGCGCTGGCCGCGGACTCCGGGCGGGCCCGGATCGTCGGCATCACCGGCTCGCCCGGCGTGGGCAAGTCCACCACCACGAACGAGCTGGTCCGCGCGCTGCGCAAGCAGGGCCACCGGGTCGGTGTGCTGGCGGTCGACCCGTCCAGCCCGTTCAGCGGCGGGGCGATCCTGGGTGACCGGGTCCGCATGCAGGACCACGCGACCGATCCCGGCGTCTACATCCGGTCCATGTCCAACCGGGGTCATCTGGGCGGGCTGTCCGCCGCGACGCCGCAGGCCGTGCGCGTGCTGGAGGGCGCGGGCTGCGACGTGGTGCTGGTCGAGACGGTCGGTGTCGGGCAGGCCGAGGTCGAGGTCGCGTCGCTGGCGGACACCACGACGGTGCTGCTGGCGCCCGGCATGGGCGACGCGATCCAGGCCGTGAAGGCCGGCATCCTGGAGATCGCGGACGTGTTCGTGGTCAACAAGGCCGACCGGGACGGCGCGGACGCCACCTACCGCGACATCCAGGGCATGATCGCCCTCGGCGAGCGCGCCCCCGGCGAGTGGCGGCCGCAGGTGGTCCGCGCGGTCGCGTCCCGCGCCGAGGGCATCGACGACACGCTGGCCGCGCTGGACAAGCACCACGACTGGCTGGTCGCGCACGGTGAGCTGGACCGCCGCCGCGCGGCCCGCGCCGCCGCCGAGGTCGAGGCGATCGCGCTGGGCACGGTGCGCGCCCGGCTGTCCGCGCTGCGCGGCGGCACCGCGCTGACCGAGCTGGCGGCCGAGGTGGTGGCCGGCCGGCGCGACCCTTACTCCGCCGCGGCGTCCCTGCTGGGGGCCCTCTAA
- a CDS encoding DivIVA domain-containing protein, translating to MPQQQDSSLAFFESAKSEHDFTVVLRGYDRGQVDAHLGRLVAALNQSEQARAEAEQRMNDAQRRLRQAEQRLSSVEQKLTDTNKQLEENNRPTLSGLGTRVEQILRLAEEQANDHRSEAKRESEGILSAARLEAREITDKARAEAAAMKATAEREAGQVRTHAEREAAEVRVQARREADTLRADADRETKQLRTVTAHEVAELKSTVEREVSTLRATAEREITQLRAKAAREAEEKRAEATKMLTDARDKRDKDLQALALELAERREKAEREESQRHAAQVAATQKMVAEAEERARAAEDRAKEIEQRAEARRVESERNANETVEKAKALSDKTINEARAEAHRLVTEARTEADHTTQAARREVEDLTRQKDAVTSQLGQMLSGLAGIVPTPAAAAPAAAPAAAAKPEAEATDSGDATDDKVPAKAGN from the coding sequence ATGCCCCAGCAGCAGGACTCTTCCCTCGCGTTCTTCGAGAGCGCGAAATCCGAGCACGACTTCACGGTCGTTCTCCGCGGTTACGACCGCGGCCAGGTGGACGCGCACCTGGGCCGGCTGGTCGCCGCCCTGAACCAGTCGGAGCAGGCGCGGGCCGAGGCCGAGCAGCGGATGAACGACGCGCAGCGCCGGCTGCGCCAGGCTGAGCAGCGACTCAGCTCGGTCGAGCAGAAGCTGACCGACACCAACAAGCAGCTCGAGGAGAACAACCGCCCGACGCTCTCCGGTCTCGGGACGCGGGTCGAGCAGATCCTCCGCCTCGCCGAGGAGCAGGCGAACGATCACCGCAGCGAGGCCAAGCGCGAGTCGGAGGGCATCCTCTCCGCCGCCCGCCTGGAGGCCCGGGAGATCACCGACAAGGCCCGCGCCGAGGCCGCCGCGATGAAGGCGACCGCGGAGCGCGAGGCCGGCCAGGTCCGCACGCACGCCGAACGCGAGGCCGCCGAGGTCCGCGTGCAGGCCCGCCGCGAGGCGGACACGCTGCGCGCCGACGCCGACCGCGAGACCAAGCAGCTGCGCACCGTCACCGCCCACGAGGTCGCGGAGCTGAAGTCCACTGTCGAGCGCGAGGTCTCCACGCTGCGCGCCACCGCCGAGCGGGAGATCACCCAGCTCCGGGCGAAGGCGGCTCGCGAGGCCGAGGAGAAGCGGGCCGAGGCGACCAAGATGCTCACCGACGCCCGCGACAAGCGCGACAAGGACCTGCAGGCCCTCGCGCTGGAGCTCGCCGAGCGCCGGGAGAAGGCGGAGCGCGAGGAGTCGCAGCGGCACGCCGCCCAGGTCGCCGCCACGCAGAAGATGGTCGCCGAGGCCGAGGAGCGCGCCCGCGCCGCCGAGGACCGCGCCAAGGAGATCGAGCAGCGCGCCGAGGCCCGCCGCGTCGAGTCCGAGCGCAACGCGAACGAGACCGTCGAAAAGGCCAAGGCGCTCTCCGACAAGACCATCAACGAGGCGCGTGCCGAGGCGCACCGCCTGGTCACCGAGGCCCGCACCGAGGCCGACCACACCACGCAGGCCGCCCGCCGCGAGGTCGAGGACCTGACCCGCCAGAAGGACGCCGTCACGTCCCAGCTCGGTCAGATGCTCTCGGGTCTGGCCGGCATCGTCCCCACGCCGGCCGCCGCCGCACCCGCCGCCGCTCCGGCCGCCGCCGCCAAGCCCGAGGCCGAGGCCACGGACTCCGGCGACGCCACCGACGACAAGGTTCCGGCCAAGGCCGGCAACTGA
- a CDS encoding Laminin subunit beta-1: MSHGGEIFDLGDNMAPEPTFESQFKGYDRKQVDRYVARAEAEIATLATEREQAYGEIQRMAREVEQLKAEVAAQRRRAATPERVSFRHLGPRVEQILALAEDQAEAIRTEATQDIADRRNEADRVLNEAREDADRMVADARTRAHEAARDFEIALASRRAEEDKVDAQRRSTAEAEIAAAREEADKARSEGQAALARAQQEARQLTEQTKQYVQRTRAETEAYVQSSRTQVQQELSHWRSSVEQEINQRNAAAERELAELRTAAEHEVAQRRTAAAQELSQLRAEAEKQIADQRADAERQLNEARRAADKEAAEAHARLTAVQQEVTATQKQLTGLREEISTTESALADLREQTITAQQESDKVAEKLSGVQKQLATELKRLTDAQRSAEAAERHASDVRRQVQREAKRVAELAAAAVLAAAAGPADAADRSDDAAGEVEASAEVAPAASAGGSPSEAAASSTAPAAGSPVAASSASPASPRSSAPSAASASSAEADSSKASPAEASAAEASAADAASASETGASSGGTSPAGTSSGDGSSSGDATQVLTQQDLAEAAAAAKRESKPKQDMPPAATTGSADTTQVITDKADATQVITNRAGTTPGVTDEADATQVISAEAVRQAQAAAVAPKQTDGPPASLSNATAAPTAVMPTVPAAAAARATAPDARDGKAAEGLKANSSTAV; encoded by the coding sequence ATGTCACACGGCGGGGAAATCTTCGATCTCGGCGACAACATGGCTCCGGAGCCCACCTTCGAGTCACAGTTCAAGGGCTACGACCGCAAGCAGGTCGATCGGTACGTCGCCCGCGCCGAGGCCGAGATCGCCACGCTCGCCACCGAGCGAGAGCAGGCCTACGGCGAGATCCAGCGCATGGCCCGCGAGGTCGAGCAGCTGAAGGCCGAGGTCGCCGCGCAACGGCGGCGGGCCGCCACCCCGGAGCGGGTCTCGTTCCGGCACCTCGGGCCGCGCGTGGAGCAGATCCTCGCACTCGCCGAGGACCAGGCCGAAGCGATCCGCACCGAGGCGACGCAGGACATCGCGGACCGGCGCAACGAGGCCGACCGGGTGCTGAACGAGGCCCGGGAGGACGCGGACCGGATGGTCGCGGACGCCCGCACCCGCGCGCACGAAGCGGCCCGCGACTTCGAGATCGCGCTCGCCTCCCGCCGCGCCGAGGAGGACAAGGTCGACGCGCAGCGCCGGAGCACGGCCGAGGCGGAGATCGCGGCGGCGCGCGAGGAGGCGGACAAGGCCCGCAGCGAGGGGCAGGCCGCGCTGGCCCGCGCCCAGCAGGAGGCACGCCAGCTCACCGAGCAGACCAAGCAGTACGTGCAGCGCACCCGCGCCGAGACCGAGGCGTACGTGCAGTCCTCGCGCACCCAGGTGCAGCAGGAGCTGAGCCACTGGCGCAGCAGCGTCGAGCAGGAGATCAACCAGCGCAACGCCGCGGCCGAGCGCGAACTGGCCGAGCTGCGCACCGCGGCCGAGCACGAGGTCGCACAGCGCCGCACCGCGGCCGCGCAGGAGCTCAGCCAGCTCCGCGCCGAGGCCGAGAAGCAGATCGCCGACCAGCGGGCGGATGCGGAACGGCAGCTCAACGAGGCCCGGCGGGCGGCGGACAAGGAGGCGGCCGAGGCGCACGCGCGGCTCACCGCGGTCCAGCAGGAGGTCACCGCCACGCAGAAGCAGCTCACCGGGCTGCGCGAGGAGATCTCCACGACCGAGTCCGCGCTGGCCGACCTGCGCGAGCAGACGATCACCGCGCAGCAGGAGTCGGACAAGGTCGCGGAGAAGCTCAGCGGCGTGCAGAAGCAGCTCGCCACGGAACTGAAGCGCCTCACCGACGCACAGCGCTCCGCGGAGGCGGCCGAGCGGCACGCGTCCGACGTGCGCCGCCAGGTGCAGCGCGAGGCGAAGCGGGTGGCGGAGCTGGCGGCGGCGGCGGTGCTCGCGGCGGCAGCCGGTCCGGCGGACGCGGCGGACCGGTCGGACGATGCCGCGGGTGAGGTCGAGGCTTCCGCGGAGGTAGCGCCGGCGGCTTCGGCCGGGGGGTCGCCGTCCGAGGCCGCTGCGTCGTCCACGGCTCCGGCTGCGGGTTCCCCGGTCGCGGCCTCCTCGGCGTCGCCGGCTTCGCCGAGGTCGTCTGCGCCGTCGGCGGCCTCCGCGTCTTCAGCCGAGGCCGACTCGTCCAAGGCGTCCCCGGCTGAGGCTTCGGCGGCTGAGGCTTCGGCGGCTGACGCGGCCAGCGCCTCCGAGACGGGCGCTTCGTCAGGCGGTACTTCTCCGGCCGGCACTTCGTCCGGCGACGGCTCGTCGAGCGGTGACGCGACCCAGGTGCTCACGCAGCAGGACCTGGCCGAGGCCGCCGCCGCGGCGAAGCGGGAGAGCAAACCGAAGCAGGACATGCCACCGGCGGCCACGACCGGGTCGGCCGACACCACACAGGTGATCACCGACAAGGCGGACGCCACACAGGTGATCACCAACCGGGCCGGCACCACGCCGGGGGTCACGGACGAGGCCGACGCCACGCAAGTGATCTCCGCGGAGGCGGTCCGGCAGGCGCAGGCCGCCGCGGTAGCGCCGAAGCAGACGGACGGACCGCCGGCGTCGCTGAGCAACGCGACCGCCGCGCCGACCGCGGTCATGCCGACCGTGCCGGCCGCAGCCGCCGCCCGGGCCACCGCGCCGGACGCCCGCGACGGCAAGGCCGCCGAGGGCCTCAAGGCGAACTCCTCCACCGCGGTCTGA